A window from Lachnoanaerobaculum umeaense encodes these proteins:
- a CDS encoding DUF3796 domain-containing protein, whose product MENLENKKVYRFKKFLGFLGLLGFLGFLGFVFDNVAFFHFFSFYCFFSYFFVNDTQSIKNKDDKRHTLYRGILAVIFTANIVITNSGYIHDKYSAMTILISVAFAIAVIVDTIIGRS is encoded by the coding sequence ATGGAAAATTTGGAGAATAAAAAAGTATACAGATTTAAAAAATTTTTAGGATTCTTGGGATTGTTAGGTTTTTTAGGATTTTTAGGATTTGTATTTGATAATGTAGCATTTTTTCATTTTTTTAGTTTTTATTGTTTTTTTTCATATTTTTTTGTGAATGATACGCAGAGTATTAAGAATAAAGATGACAAAAGACATACTTTATACAGAGGTATTTTGGCAGTTATATTTACAGCCAATATAGTTATAACTAACAGTGGATATATTCATGATAAATACTCGGCCATGACTATTTTAATCAGCGTAGCTTTTGCTATAGCCGTAATAGTGGATACTATTATTGGAAGAAGTTAA
- a CDS encoding GNAT family N-acetyltransferase, producing the protein MNIIKRRVLSEDMINQINSIVEAQDKEQHLPLYFDFSDERCAYYLCYENENLMSVLALFEIDTNVYEVIAFTDINNRKKGYFKSLLDHLSNDLKSGAKVSFLCERNYTPAIATADRLSLIYDCTETMMELDLSTYVIEKKLDIDIFEDDDDIYYIYYRDEEIGSFNFYTFSFDINDIYFHSFNIYDEYRNKGLGKLSMMAIISFIKNLGKTKIHLQLLLENKPAYKIYTDLGFCISSEISYYKKFIQ; encoded by the coding sequence ATGAATATTATAAAAAGAAGAGTTTTATCTGAAGATATGATAAATCAAATAAATTCCATAGTTGAAGCCCAAGATAAAGAGCAACACCTTCCACTTTATTTTGATTTCAGTGATGAGAGATGTGCATATTATTTATGCTATGAGAACGAAAATTTGATGTCAGTTTTGGCACTATTTGAAATAGATACAAATGTATATGAAGTAATAGCTTTTACAGATATAAATAATCGAAAAAAGGGATATTTTAAATCACTTTTAGACCATCTTTCTAATGATTTAAAATCAGGTGCAAAGGTATCATTTCTTTGTGAAAGAAACTATACACCTGCAATTGCGACAGCAGACCGTCTCTCTCTAATATATGATTGTACAGAAACTATGATGGAGCTTGACTTATCCACATATGTTATTGAAAAAAAATTAGATATTGACATTTTTGAGGATGATGATGACATTTACTATATTTATTATAGAGATGAGGAGATTGGTTCATTTAACTTTTATACCTTCAGCTTTGATATAAATGATATATATTTCCACAGCTTCAATATTTATGATGAGTACAGAAATAAGGGACTTGGTAAACTTTCAATGATGGCAATAATTTCATTTATAAAAAATCTTGGAAAGACCAAGATACATTTGCAGCTACTTTTAGAAAATAAGCCTGCATATAAAATTTATACTGATCTAGGATTTTGTATTTCAAGTGAGATAAGCTATTACAAAAAATTTATACAGTAA
- the pyrF gene encoding orotidine-5'-phosphate decarboxylase yields MIAKLIEKIKQTNAPICVGLDPLISHIPDYILEEKIKKYGKSTKAIGEAFFEFNKEIIDKTYDLIPSVKPQIAMYEEFGIEGMIAYQKSVEYAKEKGLLVIGDAKRGDIGSTSLAYAKAHIGVSDILGEKIVGFNTDFVTVNPYLGTDGVKPFIDVCNSEDKGIFVLVKTSNPSSGEFQDQLIDGIPLYELVAKKTCEWGAMSMDGNYSNVGAVVGATYPKMSAILREKMPNTFFLVPGYGAQGGTAEDLKPCFNKDGLGAVVNSSRGIIAAYKQEKYSVMEFGDAARAAVKDMIVDINRVL; encoded by the coding sequence ATGATTGCAAAACTTATTGAGAAAATCAAGCAAACAAATGCCCCTATATGTGTAGGTTTAGACCCACTTATTTCACATATACCGGATTATATACTAGAAGAGAAAATAAAGAAATATGGAAAGAGCACAAAGGCAATAGGAGAGGCATTTTTTGAGTTTAACAAAGAGATAATTGATAAGACTTATGATTTGATTCCTTCTGTAAAGCCGCAGATAGCTATGTATGAAGAGTTCGGCATAGAAGGAATGATCGCTTACCAAAAAAGTGTAGAGTATGCTAAGGAAAAAGGTTTACTTGTAATTGGTGATGCAAAAAGAGGAGATATAGGATCTACTTCACTTGCTTATGCAAAGGCACATATTGGAGTAAGTGATATTTTGGGTGAAAAAATAGTAGGCTTTAATACAGATTTTGTAACTGTAAATCCATATCTTGGTACAGACGGTGTAAAGCCTTTTATAGATGTATGCAATAGCGAGGATAAGGGTATATTTGTACTTGTAAAGACTTCCAATCCTTCAAGTGGTGAATTTCAGGATCAGCTTATAGATGGAATACCTCTGTATGAGCTTGTAGCTAAGAAAACTTGTGAGTGGGGTGCTATGAGTATGGATGGAAATTATTCAAATGTAGGTGCAGTAGTTGGTGCTACATATCCTAAGATGAGTGCAATACTTAGAGAGAAGATGCCAAACACTTTCTTCCTGGTACCGGGATATGGTGCACAGGGTGGAACAGCTGAGGATTTAAAGCCATGCTTTAATAAAGACGGTCTTGGTGCTGTAGTAAACTCTTCAAGAGGAATCATTGCTGCATATAAGCAGGAAAAATATTCTGTGATGGAGTTTGGAGATGCAGCCAGAGCAGCTGTAAAGGATATGATAGTAGATATAAACAGAGTTTTATAA
- a CDS encoding dihydroorotate dehydrogenase electron transfer subunit gives MTKIMDNGKVLSQDELSKDIYSIWIKTNIAKTTRPGQFVNVYTKDPSKILPRPISICEVGKDSIRLVYRVTGESAGTKEFSSLKSGDTIKVLGPLGNGFPIDSKSTILIGGGIGIPPMLETAKQIDGEKIIVLGFRDSDTFLTEELESYGRVYIATEDGSIGTKGNVLDVIRENNLSAKRILACGPTPMLRAIKKYVSESNIECFLSLEEKMACGIGACLACTCKSSDIDSHSKVKNKRVCTEGPVFIASEVEL, from the coding sequence ATGACTAAGATAATGGATAATGGGAAGGTACTTTCCCAAGATGAGCTGAGTAAAGATATTTATTCTATTTGGATAAAGACAAATATAGCAAAGACTACAAGGCCCGGACAGTTTGTAAATGTATATACAAAAGATCCTTCAAAGATTTTGCCAAGGCCGATAAGTATATGTGAAGTAGGCAAAGATTCTATAAGGCTTGTATATAGAGTTACAGGAGAAAGTGCCGGAACAAAGGAATTTTCAAGTTTAAAATCAGGAGATACCATAAAGGTTTTAGGACCTCTTGGCAACGGTTTTCCTATAGATTCCAAGTCTACTATCCTTATAGGAGGAGGTATAGGAATACCTCCAATGCTTGAAACTGCAAAGCAAATAGATGGAGAGAAAATAATAGTACTGGGATTTAGAGACAGTGATACTTTCCTTACAGAAGAGTTGGAAAGCTATGGAAGAGTATATATTGCTACTGAAGATGGAAGTATAGGTACAAAGGGCAATGTTTTGGATGTGATAAGAGAGAATAATTTAAGTGCAAAAAGGATACTTGCCTGCGGACCTACTCCAATGCTTAGAGCTATAAAAAAATATGTATCAGAAAGTAATATCGAATGTTTCCTGTCATTGGAAGAGAAGATGGCATGTGGAATAGGTGCATGTCTTGCTTGTACTTGTAAATCAAGTGATATTGACAGCCACTCGAAAGTAAAAAATAAAAGAGTTTGTACTGAAGGTCCGGTATTTATTGCTTCGGAGGTTGAACTATGA
- a CDS encoding dihydroorotate dehydrogenase encodes MTNIKVKIAGVEFKNPVTVASGTFGHGEEFADLVDINRLGAVTTKGVANIPWEGNPTPRIAEVYGGMLNAIGLQNPGVDTFIERDLKFLKEKDTKIIVNVCGRSIEDYIETVERLSTEDVDMFEINISCPNVSHGGIAFGTNVDSVSEITKQIKTHSKKPIIMKLSPNVTDITEIARAAEAAGSDALSLINTITGMKIDINKRCFAIANRTGGMSGPAIKPIALRMVYQVANAVNIPIIGMGGISGTEDAIEFILAGATMVSVGTANFINPNASIEVAEGIEKYLENNGFNDINEIIGLVK; translated from the coding sequence ATGACAAACATAAAAGTAAAAATAGCCGGTGTGGAGTTTAAAAATCCTGTGACAGTTGCGAGTGGAACTTTCGGACATGGTGAGGAGTTTGCAGACCTTGTAGATATCAACAGACTTGGTGCGGTTACTACAAAGGGGGTTGCCAATATTCCATGGGAGGGAAATCCCACACCTAGAATTGCGGAAGTCTATGGTGGTATGCTTAATGCTATTGGACTTCAAAATCCGGGAGTTGATACATTTATTGAAAGAGATTTGAAATTCCTTAAAGAAAAGGATACAAAGATAATTGTAAATGTCTGTGGAAGAAGTATTGAAGACTATATTGAAACTGTTGAAAGACTTTCTACTGAGGATGTGGATATGTTTGAAATCAATATATCTTGTCCAAATGTATCACATGGAGGTATTGCTTTCGGTACAAATGTTGACAGTGTAAGTGAGATTACAAAACAGATAAAGACTCATTCAAAGAAACCTATTATTATGAAGCTTTCACCGAATGTTACAGATATAACTGAGATCGCAAGAGCAGCTGAAGCAGCAGGAAGTGATGCCCTTTCTCTTATAAATACAATTACCGGCATGAAAATAGATATCAATAAGAGATGCTTTGCAATAGCAAATAGGACAGGTGGAATGTCAGGTCCTGCTATAAAGCCTATTGCTCTTAGAATGGTGTATCAGGTGGCAAATGCGGTAAATATACCGATAATAGGTATGGGTGGTATATCCGGTACCGAAGATGCCATAGAATTTATACTTGCAGGTGCTACTATGGTCAGTGTGGGAACTGCAAATTTCATAAATCCTAATGCAAGCATAGAGGTAGCAGAGGGAATTGAGAAATATCTTGAAAATAATGGATTTAATGATATAAATGAGATTATAGGTTTGGTAAAGTAA
- the pyrE gene encoding orotate phosphoribosyltransferase: MENYKKEFIDFMIDCEVLKFGDFVTKSGRNTPFFVNTGFYRSGAQLSKLGKYYAEAIRGAFGDNFDILFGPAYKGIPLSVATSMALSEEGVDVKYCSNRKEVKDHGDTGILLGSPIKDGDKIVIIEDVTTAGTSIEETLPVIKAQGNVDVLGLVVSVDRCERGQGEKSALVEISEKYGIKTTAIVTMNEVVEYLYNKEVGGRVIIDDKLKAAIDEYYKIYGVK; this comes from the coding sequence ATGGAAAATTATAAAAAAGAATTTATTGACTTTATGATAGATTGTGAAGTGTTGAAGTTTGGCGACTTTGTTACAAAGAGTGGAAGAAATACTCCATTCTTTGTCAATACCGGATTTTACAGAAGTGGCGCACAGCTTAGTAAACTTGGAAAATATTATGCAGAGGCTATAAGAGGAGCTTTTGGAGATAATTTTGATATTCTTTTTGGACCTGCTTATAAGGGTATTCCACTTAGTGTTGCAACATCAATGGCACTTAGTGAAGAAGGTGTGGATGTAAAATACTGTTCAAATAGAAAAGAAGTAAAGGACCATGGAGATACAGGAATTTTGCTTGGTTCACCTATTAAGGACGGGGATAAAATAGTTATAATTGAGGATGTGACTACAGCAGGAACATCTATAGAGGAGACTTTGCCTGTTATTAAGGCACAGGGAAATGTGGATGTACTTGGCCTTGTAGTGAGTGTAGACAGATGTGAAAGAGGTCAAGGTGAGAAGTCCGCACTTGTAGAGATAAGTGAAAAGTATGGTATTAAGACTACAGCCATTGTTACAATGAATGAGGTGGTAGAATATCTCTATAATAAAGAAGTTGGAGGCAGAGTAATTATTGATGATAAATTAAAGGCTGCCATTGATGAGTATTACAAGATTTATGGTGTAAAATAA
- a CDS encoding VanZ family protein, whose translation MNKLENKFRFIGMILFIIYLLMLLYFLFFAEAFGRGMAVEAHGCNTTPFLEIKRYINNFDKLGMITVINLGGNVLAFMPFGFFRPIIGRRKNSFFRTLIQGCVFSCVVEIIQLLTNVGSFDVDDIILNTFGVFLGYIVFILWKFIIWRRK comes from the coding sequence ATGAATAAACTTGAAAATAAGTTTAGATTCATAGGAATGATTTTATTTATAATATATCTTTTGATGCTATTGTATTTCCTATTTTTTGCTGAGGCATTTGGTAGGGGAATGGCAGTGGAGGCACATGGTTGTAATACTACTCCATTTCTTGAAATCAAAAGATATATCAATAATTTTGATAAACTTGGTATGATAACGGTAATAAATCTGGGGGGCAATGTACTTGCATTCATGCCCTTTGGATTTTTCAGACCGATAATTGGCAGGAGAAAAAACAGTTTTTTTAGAACATTAATTCAAGGTTGTGTGTTTTCTTGTGTGGTAGAGATAATACAGCTTTTGACAAATGTGGGAAGTTTTGATGTAGATGATATCATATTAAATACATTTGGAGTTTTTCTGGGCTACATTGTTTTTATTCTGTGGAAATTTATCATATGGAGACGAAAATGA
- a CDS encoding aminopeptidase: MVYDIYSWDKRLILERIDLAMDRISQIKLEKDIRYSEFFLKLAGFLEQVNYLRIKRDSGEFDNQSFDELNIAQNELYYDLKEENYGESVYNPDVLDKICDKEFISPFLSLSFEVRAAIITVFEGDLEGFVNILELFLQVYGICLEGGDAKEVSDAIYWYASDYLDITARKKIIESFTTSNRFFYNIIMNDDLSDLRYLFKFGEYIASNEIKTAEYLNSLDNETIRLCAKTFVDGYRDGFFAMQKDISKRSIVSLIYRIGFERIVKEAIILFEDMGFEVVLDRKPYRLADMSHIRNRGICSGGVNRQFEYDHKYDMNVFTKKAYLDRKLEISKQTFEEIKENMVRYGGPAWMDSFGDLEFTPIKKASSNVFVEKQNNLMNNYRNEMMLLQDEYMDTSGTAFCIIAWPLPSIAEDMKVYSNIFDDIIRINTLESEKYRNAQQKIIDALDKADTVSILGGEGNKTNMTIKLHELKDPSKETNFENCVADVNIPVGEVFTSPILAGTNGILFVKDVFLAGYHLKKLCISVKDGMIEDYTCENFDTEEDNRRLVEDSILKGHKYLPMGEFAIGTNVIAYNVAKKYDIFEKMPILIAEKMGPHFAFGDTCYSHDEENISYNPDGKAIIARDNECSIKRKTDIKNAYFNCHTDITIPLAELGDIYTNEPDGIHTYIIKDGKFVLEGSEVLNE, encoded by the coding sequence ATGGTTTATGATATTTATTCTTGGGATAAGAGGCTGATATTAGAGAGAATAGATCTGGCGATGGACAGAATATCTCAGATAAAATTAGAAAAGGATATTAGATACAGTGAGTTCTTCTTGAAACTGGCAGGCTTCTTGGAGCAAGTAAATTATTTGAGAATAAAAAGAGACAGTGGTGAATTTGACAACCAAAGTTTTGATGAGCTTAATATTGCTCAAAATGAGCTGTATTATGACCTGAAAGAGGAAAACTATGGTGAATCTGTATACAATCCTGATGTTTTAGATAAGATATGTGATAAGGAATTCATATCACCTTTTTTAAGTCTGTCTTTTGAGGTGAGAGCTGCAATTATAACAGTTTTTGAGGGAGATCTTGAGGGATTTGTCAATATTCTTGAACTGTTTTTGCAGGTATATGGCATATGCCTTGAAGGCGGAGATGCCAAGGAAGTTTCAGATGCAATATATTGGTATGCTTCAGATTACTTGGATATTACAGCAAGAAAAAAGATTATAGAAAGTTTCACCACTTCTAACAGATTCTTTTATAATATTATAATGAATGACGATCTGTCTGATCTAAGATATCTGTTCAAATTCGGAGAATATATCGCTTCAAATGAGATAAAAACTGCAGAATACTTGAATTCACTTGATAATGAAACTATCAGACTATGTGCAAAAACTTTTGTAGATGGATATAGAGATGGTTTTTTTGCAATGCAAAAGGATATCTCAAAGAGAAGTATTGTTTCATTGATATATCGTATAGGATTTGAAAGAATTGTAAAAGAAGCCATTATATTGTTTGAAGATATGGGCTTTGAGGTTGTACTTGACAGAAAACCTTACAGACTTGCGGATATGTCACATATCAGAAATAGAGGTATCTGTAGTGGTGGAGTCAATAGACAGTTTGAGTATGACCACAAGTATGATATGAATGTCTTTACAAAGAAAGCATATCTTGATAGAAAACTTGAAATCAGTAAGCAAACTTTTGAAGAGATAAAGGAAAATATGGTAAGATATGGCGGTCCGGCTTGGATGGATTCATTTGGAGACCTGGAATTTACGCCAATAAAGAAGGCTTCATCAAATGTCTTTGTTGAAAAGCAAAATAATTTGATGAACAATTACAGAAATGAAATGATGCTTTTGCAGGATGAATATATGGATACTTCAGGTACTGCATTCTGTATTATAGCATGGCCACTTCCAAGTATTGCAGAGGATATGAAAGTTTATTCAAATATATTTGATGATATTATCAGAATAAACACTTTAGAATCAGAAAAATATAGAAATGCACAGCAAAAAATCATAGATGCACTTGATAAGGCAGATACTGTAAGTATACTTGGAGGTGAGGGTAATAAAACAAATATGACTATAAAGCTTCATGAGTTAAAGGATCCTTCGAAGGAAACAAATTTTGAAAACTGTGTAGCAGATGTAAATATACCTGTAGGTGAGGTATTCACATCTCCGATACTTGCAGGAACTAATGGTATACTCTTTGTTAAGGATGTGTTCCTTGCAGGATATCATTTAAAGAAATTATGCATATCCGTAAAGGATGGTATGATAGAGGATTATACTTGCGAGAACTTTGACACTGAAGAAGACAATCGAAGACTGGTTGAGGATTCTATACTAAAGGGTCATAAGTATTTGCCTATGGGAGAGTTTGCCATAGGTACAAATGTTATTGCCTATAATGTGGCGAAGAAATATGATATTTTTGAAAAGATGCCTATTTTGATTGCGGAAAAGATGGGACCACATTTTGCTTTTGGAGATACATGCTATTCACATGATGAGGAAAACATCAGCTATAATCCTGATGGTAAGGCTATCATTGCAAGAGACAATGAATGCTCTATAAAGAGAAAGACAGATATCAAAAATGCATATTTTAATTGTCATACAGATATTACAATACCTTTGGCGGAGCTTGGAGATATATATACAAATGAGCCTGACGGTATACATACCTATATAATAAAAGATGGAAAGTTTGTACTTGAGGGAAGTGAAGTTCTAAATGAATAA
- the purE gene encoding 5-(carboxyamino)imidazole ribonucleotide mutase, with amino-acid sequence MVEVAIVMGSDSDLNVMRAAGDFLNEMRVEYEYNIISAHREPDLFFAWARDLKKRGIKTVIAGAGKAAHLPGMCAALTPLPVIGVPIKTSDLGGVDSLYSIVQMPGGIPVATVAINGAKNAGILATKILALSNEELFDKLEKFSESMAKEVESKDKKLKDIGVDTFLKG; translated from the coding sequence ATGGTAGAAGTTGCTATAGTAATGGGAAGTGATTCAGATTTGAATGTAATGAGGGCTGCCGGAGATTTTCTTAACGAGATGCGAGTGGAATACGAGTACAATATAATCTCAGCACATCGTGAGCCGGATCTATTCTTTGCTTGGGCAAGAGATTTGAAGAAGAGAGGTATTAAAACAGTTATTGCAGGAGCAGGCAAGGCAGCACATCTTCCCGGAATGTGTGCTGCACTTACACCGCTACCGGTTATAGGAGTGCCGATAAAGACCTCAGATCTTGGCGGAGTAGATTCTTTGTATTCCATAGTACAAATGCCGGGTGGTATTCCGGTCGCAACTGTGGCAATAAATGGTGCAAAGAATGCAGGAATACTTGCTACAAAGATACTTGCACTAAGCAATGAAGAGCTTTTTGATAAACTGGAAAAATTCAGTGAGAGTATGGCAAAAGAGGTAGAGTCTAAGGACAAAAAATTAAAAGATATCGGAGTTGATACTTTTTTGAAAGGCTAG
- the purM gene encoding phosphoribosylformylglycinamidine cyclo-ligase has protein sequence MDYKSAGVDIEAGYKAVELMKKHVKATMRPEVLGGLGGFSGAFSLGKIKEMEEPVLLSGTDGVGTKLKLAFLMDKHDSIGIDCVAMCVNDVACAGGEPLFFLDYIACGKNDPERIATIVKGVADGCIQSGAALIGGETAEMPGFYPIEEYDLAGFCVGVADKCDLIDGKYLKAGDTLIGIASSGVHSNGFSLVRKVFDMTEESLKTYYDELGKTLGEALLAPTKIYVKALKSIREKNIKIKACSHITGGGFYENIPRMLRENTKAVIRKDSYEIPAIFKLMAETGDIKEEMMYNTFNMGIGMVIAVDKSDISETLEALKSSGEVAYEIGYIAEGEKGIELI, from the coding sequence ATGGATTACAAGAGTGCGGGTGTGGATATAGAAGCAGGCTATAAGGCAGTAGAGTTGATGAAAAAACATGTAAAGGCTACTATGAGACCTGAAGTCCTTGGAGGACTTGGGGGCTTCTCAGGTGCATTTTCATTAGGTAAAATAAAAGAAATGGAAGAGCCTGTTCTCTTATCCGGAACAGATGGAGTTGGTACTAAGCTGAAACTTGCTTTTTTGATGGATAAGCATGACAGTATAGGCATAGATTGCGTTGCTATGTGCGTTAATGATGTTGCCTGTGCAGGTGGTGAGCCATTATTTTTCCTGGACTATATAGCTTGTGGTAAGAATGATCCTGAAAGAATTGCAACTATTGTAAAGGGTGTAGCTGACGGGTGTATACAGTCCGGAGCTGCACTTATAGGTGGTGAAACTGCAGAAATGCCGGGATTTTATCCTATAGAGGAGTATGATCTGGCAGGATTCTGTGTTGGAGTAGCTGACAAATGTGATCTGATAGACGGAAAATACTTAAAGGCAGGGGATACATTGATAGGTATTGCCTCAAGTGGAGTACATTCAAACGGTTTTTCTTTGGTAAGAAAAGTCTTCGATATGACAGAGGAATCTTTAAAGACCTACTATGATGAGCTTGGAAAAACTTTAGGAGAGGCACTTTTGGCTCCTACAAAAATCTATGTAAAGGCATTGAAATCTATAAGAGAGAAAAATATAAAAATAAAAGCATGTTCACACATCACAGGAGGAGGTTTCTATGAAAATATTCCAAGAATGCTTAGAGAAAATACCAAAGCCGTTATAAGAAAAGACTCATATGAAATTCCTGCTATATTTAAACTTATGGCAGAGACAGGTGATATCAAAGAAGAGATGATGTACAACACCTTTAACATGGGAATAGGAATGGTGATAGCAGTTGATAAGTCAGATATCAGTGAAACACTTGAAGCACTAAAATCATCTGGAGAAGTCGCATATGAAATCGGATATATTGCTGAAGGGGAAAAAGGAATAGAGCTTATATAA
- the purN gene encoding phosphoribosylglycinamide formyltransferase has translation MFDIVCLVSGGGTNLAAIIKAIEDKKIKNVRIKAVISNNSDAYALERARNAGIDVKIISPKNFVSRTEFDKALLDELKILNPDLIVLAGFLVNISKDIVEAFENKIINIHPSLIPSFCGKGYYGLKVHEAALERGVKITGATVHYVDSGIDTGRIIIQKPVKVLDGDDAKTLQKRVMEEAEWIILPKAIDKIANGESL, from the coding sequence ATGTTTGATATCGTATGTTTGGTTTCAGGAGGTGGCACAAATTTGGCTGCCATAATAAAGGCAATAGAAGATAAGAAAATAAAAAATGTAAGAATAAAAGCTGTTATATCAAATAATAGCGATGCCTATGCCTTAGAAAGAGCGAGAAACGCCGGTATAGATGTAAAAATTATTTCGCCGAAGAATTTTGTATCCAGAACTGAGTTTGATAAAGCCTTGCTTGATGAGCTTAAAATACTTAATCCTGATTTGATAGTGTTGGCAGGTTTTTTAGTAAATATATCAAAGGATATAGTAGAAGCATTTGAAAATAAAATAATAAATATCCATCCCTCTTTGATACCAAGTTTTTGTGGAAAGGGATACTATGGTTTAAAAGTCCATGAGGCGGCATTGGAAAGAGGGGTAAAAATTACAGGTGCAACAGTACATTATGTAGATAGCGGAATAGATACCGGCAGAATAATAATTCAAAAGCCTGTAAAAGTGCTTGATGGTGACGATGCAAAAACATTACAAAAGAGAGTAATGGAAGAGGCTGAATGGATTATTTTGCCAAAGGCCATTGATAAAATTGCAAATGGAGAGAGCTTATGA
- the purD gene encoding phosphoribosylamine--glycine ligase, producing MKILVVGGGGREHAIVRKLSESKRKPEIYVAPGNAGTQQIATNVAIPVMDFEALIDFAKKEKIDLTIIGMDDPLVGGIVDRFEAEGLRVFGPRKNAAILEGSKAFSKDLMKKYDIPTAGYENFNDAKKALKYLDNAKYPIVLKADGLALGKGVLICKDRLEAVSGIEELMTKKSFGDAGNTIVIEEFLEGREVSVLSFVDGSHYALMTSAQDHKRAKDGDEGLNTGGMGTFSPSPFYTEEIDKYCKEHIYQKTVDAMKAEGREFKGIIFYGLMLTNTGVKVLEYNARFGDPETQVVLPRMENDIVDVFEACIDGTLDKIDLKFEDNAAVCVVLASDGYPLEYEKGKKISGLENFESKDDLYCFHAGTKKVGDDIVTNGGRVLGITAKAATLNEARQRAYEATKLVYFDNKYMRNDIGRSIIVND from the coding sequence ATGAAAATTCTAGTAGTAGGTGGTGGTGGCAGAGAGCATGCCATAGTTAGAAAACTGTCTGAAAGTAAAAGAAAACCTGAAATTTATGTAGCACCGGGTAATGCAGGTACACAGCAGATTGCAACAAATGTAGCAATACCTGTAATGGATTTTGAAGCTCTGATAGATTTTGCAAAAAAAGAAAAAATAGATTTGACCATAATAGGAATGGATGATCCACTTGTTGGAGGAATAGTTGATAGATTTGAAGCTGAGGGACTTAGAGTATTCGGACCCAGAAAGAATGCGGCAATTTTAGAAGGCTCAAAGGCTTTCTCAAAGGATTTGATGAAGAAATATGATATACCTACAGCAGGATATGAGAATTTCAATGATGCAAAGAAGGCATTAAAGTATTTGGATAATGCAAAATATCCTATAGTACTTAAAGCTGACGGTCTAGCACTTGGAAAAGGAGTACTGATTTGTAAGGATAGGCTTGAGGCAGTATCCGGAATAGAAGAATTGATGACCAAAAAATCGTTTGGAGATGCCGGAAATACCATAGTTATAGAAGAATTCTTAGAGGGTAGAGAGGTCAGCGTATTATCATTTGTAGATGGAAGCCACTATGCCCTAATGACTTCTGCACAGGATCATAAAAGAGCAAAGGATGGAGATGAGGGACTAAACACCGGTGGCATGGGCACATTCAGTCCAAGTCCTTTCTATACTGAAGAAATAGATAAATATTGTAAGGAGCATATTTATCAAAAAACAGTGGATGCTATGAAAGCTGAGGGCAGAGAGTTTAAGGGTATTATTTTTTACGGATTGATGCTTACAAATACCGGGGTAAAGGTACTTGAGTACAATGCAAGATTTGGTGATCCGGAAACTCAGGTAGTACTTCCAAGGATGGAGAATGACATAGTAGACGTGTTTGAGGCATGTATTGATGGCACTTTGGATAAAATCGATTTGAAATTTGAAGACAATGCCGCAGTCTGTGTGGTTTTGGCAAGTGATGGCTACCCTTTGGAGTACGAAAAGGGGAAGAAAATATCCGGCCTTGAAAATTTTGAAAGTAAGGATGATCTGTACTGTTTTCATGCCGGTACAAAAAAGGTTGGAGATGATATAGTAACAAATGGAGGTAGAGTTCTTGGTATTACCGCAAAGGCTGCTACATTAAATGAAGCAAGGCAAAGAGCTTATGAAGCTACAAAACTTGTATATTTTGACAACAAATATATGAGAAATGATATTGGCAGAAGTATAATTGTGAATGATTGA